The Flavobacterium sp. N2270 genome contains the following window.
GCAATACAAATACTAATTGCTTTATATATTAGTTTTAATATGAAATTCCTAACAAAGAAAATGAAATATCAAATAATTAATTATTGGATTTATGTAGCTCTTTATTCAGCTTTAGTAACAGCTTTTTTTAATGATTGGATTGACTTTAATGACAATAATTTACTTTTAATAATTACAATTATAATATTACCTATGAGTATTGCAACATATTTCACAATTACTTTAAATAAAATAGCAAAACAGAATGAAACAAAATAAATTAATCATAGCTGCTGGAACAGGATTTTTAGGACAGGTTTTAGTAAACCATTTCAAAAATAAATTTGAAGAAATTGTAATTCTTACCAGAGGAAAGTCAGAGACCAGAAACAATATTAAATATGTGCATTGGGATGCAAAAACATTAACTGGTTGGGAAACCGAATTAGAAAAAGCTGATGTTTTAATAAATCTTGCAGGAAAATCGGTTGATTGTCGTTATACTGATGAAAACAAGGCGGCCATTTTAGCTTCTCGAATAGACAGCACCGCAATTCTTAACCTAGCTGTACTAAGCTGTACGAATCCACCAAAACATTGGCTAAATTCATCCACAGCAACAATTTACAGACATTCAGAAGACAAACAAATGACAGAAGAAAACGGTGAAATTGGCGATGATTTTTCGATGAATGTTGCCAAAGCTTGGGAACAAACTTTCTTTGAAGTTCCAACCAAAAACACTTTAAAAACTGCATTGCGAACTTCAATAGTATTGGGTAAAAAAGGAGGTGCATTTATCCCTTTAAAAAGACTGACACAAATTGGATTTGGCGGAAAAAATGGAAGCGGAAATCAATTTGTCAGTTTCATCCATGAAGATGACTTTGCAAGAGCAATTGAGTTTATCGTAGAGAAAGAAATGATTGGAACTGTAAATGTAATTGCTCCAAATCCGGTTAGAAATAAAGATTTCATGAAACAATTGAGAAAAGAAATTGGTATTCCGTTCGGCATTCCATTATCAAAAACTTTATTAAAATTTGGGGCTAAAATCATAAAAACAGAACCCGAATTGGTTTTGAAAAGCAGAAATGTAATTCCCAAAAGATTATTGGATAACGGTTTTGAATTTAATCTTGGAACAATTGAAAAAACACTTAAAAATTTATTATCATGACAACTATCCATCTCATCACTAAAATAAATGCACCCATCGAAACTGTTTTTAATAACGCTAGAGACATTAGTGTTCATATTGAAACCGCAAGTAAAACAAATGAAAAGGCAATAGCAGGAATTACTTCTGGTTTAATTGAATTGAACGAAACAGAAACGTGGGAAGGAAAGCATTTTGGATTAATCTTACACCATCAAAGTAAAATTACTGAAATGAAATTCCCATATTATTTTACAGATGAGATGGTAGAAGGTTGTTTCAAAACATTTAAACACGAACACACTTTTACACACGAAAACGGAATTACTATAATGGAAGACAAATTAATGTACGAAACACCTTTTGGAATTTTCGGAAAACTATTTGACAAATTAGCCTTGAATAAATACTTAACAAACTTCCTTTTAGAAAGAAATCAAAGTTTAAAAATGCTGTCCGAAAACCAACAATAAAACCAACCAAAAGAAAGGCACACTTTCAACCCAAAACGAAGTATAGTATTTATTTCTATTTGAATTTGCAAAAAAAGTAAAAACAAATAAAATAAAAGAAACGAATAGTGAAACTACAAATTGATTACCATTAAAATTAGGTGTAAAAAACTCAAGTAACAAAAAAAACACAATTAACAAATAGTTAATAAGTTTAGTCTTTTGAATTCCAATTCGTTGAGGAATTGTCTTCAAAGGAATTGCATCAAACTGTAAATCAATTATTTCAAACAGTAACATCAGAATAAAAACAAACAAAAATCGCTGAAAACATTTAAAAGCAATTTGAAAAGAAAAGTCTAATTCTTTATTCACAACAGGCAACACAACTGTAACACCAACCCATGCAATTGCTACCAAATAAATTTTAATTCCACCCCAATTTCTCATATTTTCTCTTTTAGGAAATAAGGGAAGAGTATATAAAATTGTAATTAAAAGCACCAGTATGCCAATTGATTGTGTAAAAAAAGTAAGTTTTAAAAAATAAAATACAGAGGCAAAAAATGACACGACACTTAAAGCAATGATTAACTTAAATTTGGTTGTCAATTCTACTTTTTTAATTCTTGCTAGTTCATCATATTTTATAAAATTATAACCCACCACTGTTCCGTAAAAACCAAAATAAGCAACCGGTTCATCATAAGGAATGTTTAACTTAAAAAAAGTTACACGAATTAATGCATAAACCGCCAAAGCAACATGGAGACTACTTTCAATATAAAAATCAAGAATGTTTTTAAAAATTCGCATGAAACAAAAATAAGCAATGTGTTAATAAGAATGCTATTTAGTTCATAAAATCACAAAAAATAGCTTTCTAAATCAAAATTATTACGAGATTAATAATTACTTTTGCCAAACAAATACACAACTGAATAAACCTACAGCTATTTGATTATGAAAACAGATTCATTTGCCTTAAGACACTTAGGACCAAGAGAAAACGATTTGCCAAAAATGT
Protein-coding sequences here:
- a CDS encoding TIGR01777 family oxidoreductase → MKQNKLIIAAGTGFLGQVLVNHFKNKFEEIVILTRGKSETRNNIKYVHWDAKTLTGWETELEKADVLINLAGKSVDCRYTDENKAAILASRIDSTAILNLAVLSCTNPPKHWLNSSTATIYRHSEDKQMTEENGEIGDDFSMNVAKAWEQTFFEVPTKNTLKTALRTSIVLGKKGGAFIPLKRLTQIGFGGKNGSGNQFVSFIHEDDFARAIEFIVEKEMIGTVNVIAPNPVRNKDFMKQLRKEIGIPFGIPLSKTLLKFGAKIIKTEPELVLKSRNVIPKRLLDNGFEFNLGTIEKTLKNLLS
- a CDS encoding SRPBCC family protein, whose amino-acid sequence is MTTIHLITKINAPIETVFNNARDISVHIETASKTNEKAIAGITSGLIELNETETWEGKHFGLILHHQSKITEMKFPYYFTDEMVEGCFKTFKHEHTFTHENGITIMEDKLMYETPFGIFGKLFDKLALNKYLTNFLLERNQSLKMLSENQQ